One window from the genome of Myxococcales bacterium encodes:
- the lexA gene encoding transcriptional repressor LexA, translating into MAEAMTDRQKQILDFISSSITERGYPPTLREIGTHFGIRSTNGVNDHLKALEKKGHLRREDLKSRAMRPVVDVAPLRRAARGTILPFGVFGDGNEASAEPANDLSDEFCEIHIMGRVAAGAPILAVENVQDTVRVDRTLVGNHRDVFGLRIVGESMIEDGIFDGDYVFVKKTQTASRGEIVVAMIEGEATVKRYYPEGDYIRFQPANSNMQPIMVRRAEFKAVDIIGVVVGVYRKL; encoded by the coding sequence ATGGCTGAAGCGATGACCGATAGGCAGAAGCAAATTCTCGACTTCATTTCGAGCTCGATTACGGAGCGCGGGTATCCCCCGACGCTGCGTGAGATTGGGACCCATTTTGGGATTCGTTCGACCAACGGGGTGAACGACCACCTCAAGGCGCTCGAGAAAAAAGGCCACTTGCGCCGCGAAGACCTCAAGTCGAGGGCGATGCGGCCAGTCGTCGACGTGGCGCCGCTGCGTCGAGCTGCACGCGGCACCATCCTGCCATTTGGCGTTTTTGGTGATGGCAACGAGGCGAGTGCCGAGCCCGCCAATGACCTCAGCGACGAATTCTGCGAAATCCACATTATGGGGCGCGTGGCCGCCGGGGCGCCAATTCTGGCCGTCGAAAACGTGCAAGACACCGTGCGCGTCGATCGCACGCTGGTCGGCAATCACCGCGACGTCTTTGGCCTGCGCATCGTCGGCGAGTCGATGATTGAAGACGGCATTTTCGACGGCGATTATGTGTTCGTCAAAAAGACGCAAACCGCGAGCCGCGGCGAAATCGTCGTCGCGATGATCGAAGGCGAAGCCACCGTGAAGCGCTACTATCCCGAAGGTGACTACATTCGGTTTCAGCCCGCCAACTCGAACATGCAGCCCATCATGGTGCGGCGCGCTGAGTTCAAGGCGGTTGACATCATTGGCGTCGTGGTCGGCGTCTACCGCAAGCTGTAA
- a CDS encoding type II secretion system protein, with the protein MPDVTHQAGFTLTELLVTVAVVGGLSLMAISFGGTPNFSREARDTMVDAVSQAHRMRSAATSFDAQNAGYPPDVRGRIRIEVRYCGSNPPDGITCNDQWTPYFAVITELLKPGGNPAFERWREGYLQMSPIECEGEGCRDGLAQLYARKSFDITRGVTCQGPPDDNPMYCDTAFTQAEGFSKLMWMGGPAEAMEIWCYHNGTCDPVTYYFHNIGGRPELHRIAVSMTGSIHVSDNWGN; encoded by the coding sequence ATGCCCGATGTCACGCACCAAGCTGGGTTCACCCTCACCGAGTTGCTTGTCACCGTGGCCGTCGTCGGCGGGCTCTCGCTGATGGCGATTAGTTTCGGCGGCACGCCCAATTTTTCTAGGGAGGCGCGCGACACCATGGTCGACGCCGTATCGCAAGCGCACCGTATGCGCAGCGCCGCCACCAGCTTCGACGCACAAAATGCCGGCTATCCTCCGGATGTGCGCGGGCGGATTCGAATCGAGGTGCGGTATTGCGGTAGCAACCCGCCGGACGGCATCACGTGCAACGACCAGTGGACGCCGTATTTTGCGGTAATTACCGAGCTGCTCAAGCCAGGCGGCAACCCTGCCTTTGAACGATGGCGCGAGGGCTACCTCCAGATGTCGCCAATTGAGTGTGAGGGTGAAGGGTGTCGAGATGGCTTGGCCCAGCTATACGCGCGCAAGTCGTTTGATATTACGCGCGGCGTGACGTGCCAAGGTCCTCCTGATGACAATCCCATGTATTGCGACACCGCGTTTACCCAGGCGGAGGGATTCTCGAAGTTGATGTGGATGGGCGGGCCGGCAGAGGCGATGGAGATTTGGTGCTATCACAATGGTACCTGCGACCCAGTTACCTACTATTTCCATAACATCGGCGGCAGGCCCGAGCTGCATCGCATTGCCGTCTCGATGACCGGGTCGATCCACGTCAGCGACAACTGGGGAAACTGA
- the murJ gene encoding murein biosynthesis integral membrane protein MurJ, which produces MSERSMGRSAALVSAATMLSRLLGLLREQAFAALFGAGHVSDAFKVAFRIPNLLRDLFAEGALSSAFVPVFTKTLRHDGRPAAYELGNTVFGTLAAVSCLLIALGLFFAPELVTLMAGAYADTPGKLELTVLLTRVMLPFLFFISMAAVAMGMLNSQERFVAPAIAPALFNVVAVLAGLLLWATQTGGRTLALGWAIAVLLGGAVQLLVQLQPLWRLGWRPRLRLDLRLRGEGMHRIAWTMAPAVLSVAAVQVNVFVNTSFASHEPGAVSWLEFAFRFLQLPIGVFGVAIATVATARFAAAAADADLPRLAANAQSGLRLVLFLTVPSTIGLVLLDEPIIRLIYEHGRFLASDTAATALALRYYAVGLVAYAAVKVLAPAFYAVGTPRFAVIASLAAVAGNIAVNSLLYHAYGYKVLALGTAIAALLNVAILYAFFCRRIAGLAHRELAAYALKILAMAAVMGAMALGSYYLLDATLGGAKLWHQVLHVLIPVALGGLTYGVLAAIFKVPEFEQITTRLRRRGD; this is translated from the coding sequence ATGAGCGAACGCAGCATGGGCCGCAGCGCCGCGCTCGTCTCCGCGGCGACGATGTTGTCGCGCCTGCTCGGCCTCTTGCGCGAGCAAGCGTTTGCCGCGCTTTTTGGCGCCGGGCATGTCAGCGACGCGTTCAAGGTCGCCTTTCGCATTCCAAACTTGCTGCGCGATCTCTTCGCCGAAGGCGCGTTGTCTAGCGCGTTCGTCCCGGTCTTCACCAAGACGTTGCGCCACGACGGGCGCCCGGCCGCGTACGAGCTAGGCAACACCGTTTTTGGCACCCTCGCCGCCGTTTCGTGCTTGCTGATCGCGCTGGGCCTCTTTTTTGCGCCCGAGTTGGTGACGCTGATGGCGGGTGCCTATGCCGATACGCCGGGCAAGCTCGAACTCACCGTGCTGCTCACGCGCGTCATGCTGCCATTTCTCTTCTTCATCTCGATGGCCGCCGTCGCGATGGGCATGCTTAATTCGCAGGAGCGCTTTGTCGCGCCCGCCATCGCGCCGGCGCTGTTTAACGTCGTCGCCGTGCTCGCGGGGCTTTTGCTGTGGGCGACGCAAACCGGCGGCAGGACGCTGGCGCTTGGGTGGGCCATCGCGGTGCTCCTCGGCGGCGCGGTGCAGCTGCTGGTGCAATTGCAACCGCTGTGGCGGCTTGGCTGGCGCCCCCGGCTGCGCCTTGATTTGCGCCTGCGCGGCGAAGGCATGCATCGCATCGCGTGGACCATGGCGCCCGCCGTGCTGTCGGTCGCCGCGGTGCAGGTCAACGTTTTTGTCAACACGTCGTTTGCCTCGCACGAGCCCGGCGCGGTGTCGTGGCTGGAATTTGCGTTTCGCTTCTTGCAGTTGCCCATCGGCGTGTTTGGCGTCGCCATCGCCACGGTTGCGACCGCGCGCTTTGCCGCCGCGGCCGCGGATGCCGACCTGCCGCGTCTGGCGGCCAACGCGCAAAGCGGCCTGCGCCTGGTGCTGTTTCTCACCGTGCCCTCGACCATCGGGCTGGTGCTGCTCGACGAACCGATCATTCGACTCATCTACGAGCACGGGCGCTTCTTGGCGAGCGACACCGCCGCCACCGCGCTGGCGCTTAGATATTACGCGGTCGGCTTGGTCGCGTACGCCGCGGTCAAGGTGCTGGCGCCTGCGTTTTACGCGGTCGGCACGCCGCGCTTTGCGGTCATCGCCTCGCTGGCCGCCGTCGCCGGCAACATCGCGGTCAATTCGCTGCTCTATCACGCCTACGGCTACAAGGTGCTCGCGCTTGGCACCGCGATCGCCGCCTTGCTCAACGTGGCTATCTTGTACGCGTTTTTTTGTCGTCGAATCGCCGGCCTGGCGCACCGCGAGCTAGCGGCCTATGCGCTAAAAATCCTCGCGATGGCCGCCGTCATGGGCGCGATGGCGCTTGGATCATATTATCTACTCGACGCGACGCTTGGCGGCGCCAAGCTTTGGCATCAAGTGCTGCACGTGCTCATCCCCGTCGCGCTCGGCGGCCTCACGTATGGCGTGCTCGCGGCCATCTTCAAGGTCCCCGAGTTCGAACAAATTACGACGCGCCTGCGTCGTCGTGGTGACTAA